The following are encoded in a window of Cygnus atratus isolate AKBS03 ecotype Queensland, Australia chromosome 20, CAtr_DNAZoo_HiC_assembly, whole genome shotgun sequence genomic DNA:
- the FLOT2 gene encoding flotillin-2 isoform X7, producing the protein MTLQPRCEDVETAEGVALTVTGVAQVKIMTEKELLAVACEQFLGKNVQDVKNVVLQTLEGHLRSILGTLTVEQIYQDRDQFAKLVREVAAPDVGRMGIEILSFTIKDVYDKVDYLSSLGKTQTAAVRRDADIGVAEAERDAGIREAECKKEMLDVKFMADTKIADSRRAFELQKAAFTEEVNIKTAEAQLAYELQSAREQQKIRQEEIEIEVVQRKKQIDVEEKEIIRKEKELIATVKRPAEAEAYRIQQIAEGEKVRQVLMAQAEAEKIRKMGEAEAFVIEAIGMAEAERMKLKAEALQRYGEAAQLALVLDALPEIAAKVAAPLSKVDEIVVLSGESSNVTSEVNRLLAEIPASVRAITGVDLTKIPLIQKATGAQA; encoded by the exons GTGAAGATAATGACCGAGAAGGAGCTCCTGGCTGTGGCCTGCGAGCAGTTCTTGGGGAAGAACGTGCAGGATGTGAAGAACGTGGTCCTTCAGACGCTGGAGGGGCATCTGCGCTCCATCCTAG gaACCCTGACGGTGGAGCAGATCTACCAGGACAGGGACCAGTTTGCCAAGCTGGTGCGGGAGGTGGCAGCTCCAGACGTGGGTCGCATGGGTATCGAGATCCTGAGCTTTACCATCAAG GATGTCTACGATAAAGTGGATTACCTGAGCTCCCTGGGGAAGACTCAGACCGCGGCTGTCCGAAGGGATGCGGACATCGGGGTGGCAGAAGCCGAGCGAGACGCTGGCATTCGG GAGGCAgagtgcaagaaggaaatgctggATGTCAAGTTCATGGCAGATACCAAAATAGCAGATTCCAGGCGTGCTTTTGAATTGCAGAAAGCTGCCTTCACCGAGGAGGTCAACATTAAG acTGCGGAGGCCCAGCTGGCCTACGAGCTCCAGAGCGCCCGGGAGCAGCAGAAGATCCGCCAGGAGGAAATTGAGATCGAGGTGGTGCAGCGCAAGAAGCAGATTGACGTCGAAGAGAAAGAGATCATCCggaaggagaaggagctgaTCGCCACCGTGAAGCGGCCGGCCGAGGCCGAAGCCTACCGCATCCAGCAGATCGCCGAGGGAGAGAA GGTGAGGCAAGTCCTTATGGCTcaggcagaggcagaaaagaTCCGCAAGATGGGAGAAGCGGAGGCCTTTGTGATTGAGGCCATCGGGATGGCAGAAGCCGAGAGGATGAAGCTGAAGGCCGAAGCTCTCCAGCGCTACGGGGAGGCCGCCCAGCTGGCACTGGTGCTGGACGCGCTGCCTGAG atTGCAGCCAAAGTGGCTGCTCCCCTCTCCAAAGTGGACGAGATCGTTGTTCTCAGCGGGGAGAGCAGCAACGTGACATCCGAGGTGAACCGCCTGCTCGCCGAGATCCCCGCCTCCGTGCGTGCCATCACCGGCGTGGACCTCACGAAG ATTCCCCTGATCCAGAAAGCCACCGGGGCCCAGGCATGA